The following proteins come from a genomic window of Deltaproteobacteria bacterium:
- a CDS encoding right-handed parallel beta-helix repeat-containing protein encodes MKPQRRWLAVSLMLVVLNSVAHAATYYVDPAGSDAAAGSALAPWRTIQHAATVAGSGDTVVVQPGVYIESVLLTVSGAPGLPITFQAVAGAILESPDPSASLSAFDVRPGVGDLVLDGFEARGGFHETIFIRAGAHDVAVRNCRVYGNRVGIWVDAATDVEISDCQVHDNTALGIRVSGTSQFVTIRDTRSLNNSDGLACAGGADGVSIEETASRITLIAVEASGNSQDGFDLQGDLITAQRCTSRNNLCAGIKIGQNARLDNSLVVGNTTGIATRSYFNVVTTVEIVNSTVADNLGIQMHFKDAAGAGLTPEPYNVVVRNVIVSGPGKAMEVAPAVVLTEDHNLLFREDTTSGLIVRHISDVLERRYTGQEINAGVWTTESGQGIGTWAIKPDFAGTPDYRVAADSVAVGGGDLAGAPADDRNGGPRPQGTGIDIGPDEMAEASSNRRPWADPGPDRSTVVGSNVNFTGYGSGDPDGDLLTYTWDFGDGSPGAAGYAVQHAYAAPGTYNVTLAVSDGSLSRSRTAAVGVAAVPPTATPTSNPTPTATSAVHDSVVAPLRPLSVWLRAGVMSVTKSVRVTVANADVAPVAETPGHEISLLVDASACPAGLVSGGPDFSSREAGEQAQIVLPGGRRAAAVVTLSIQASSFTSPGGRAPHRCRLLFTATGPGSDPSPENNAAELEINVIDANDGSAEQVPDSALASIAPVSIRLLKGQSQAERAVWVTVTNTDPAGSADHPISLVVRDGSCPPGVVGGIDLSSTKAGVQSTAVLPPGGRAMGRLTLSVGAASFAALNALSPARCEAEVEVIDSSDTEAANNTTTFAIDVIDGNDF; translated from the coding sequence ATGAAACCGCAGAGGCGATGGCTGGCCGTGAGTCTGATGCTGGTGGTGCTCAACTCGGTCGCGCATGCGGCGACGTACTACGTCGATCCGGCTGGTAGCGATGCGGCCGCCGGCAGCGCCTTGGCGCCATGGCGGACTATTCAACACGCGGCCACGGTCGCCGGCAGCGGCGATACGGTGGTGGTGCAGCCCGGCGTTTACATTGAATCCGTGTTGCTGACGGTTTCGGGGGCGCCCGGGCTGCCGATCACTTTTCAAGCCGTCGCCGGAGCGATTCTCGAGAGCCCCGACCCGAGCGCCAGCCTGTCCGCATTCGACGTGCGTCCGGGGGTCGGCGATCTGGTGCTCGACGGGTTCGAGGCGCGCGGGGGTTTTCACGAGACGATTTTCATTCGGGCCGGGGCGCACGATGTCGCCGTGCGCAACTGCCGCGTGTACGGCAACCGCGTCGGCATCTGGGTGGATGCCGCCACCGATGTCGAGATCAGCGATTGCCAGGTGCACGACAACACCGCCTTGGGAATCCGCGTCTCGGGCACCAGCCAGTTCGTAACGATTCGGGATACCCGGAGCTTAAACAACAGCGACGGGTTGGCCTGTGCGGGTGGAGCCGACGGCGTGAGCATCGAAGAGACGGCGTCGCGGATCACACTGATCGCGGTGGAGGCATCAGGCAACAGCCAGGACGGGTTCGACCTTCAGGGCGACCTAATCACGGCGCAACGGTGTACGAGTCGGAACAACCTATGTGCGGGAATCAAAATCGGCCAGAACGCCAGGCTCGACAACTCCCTGGTGGTGGGCAACACGACGGGCATTGCTACGCGATCGTATTTCAACGTCGTGACTACCGTCGAAATCGTGAACTCGACAGTCGCGGACAACCTCGGTATCCAGATGCATTTCAAGGATGCCGCCGGGGCGGGTCTGACGCCGGAGCCGTACAACGTGGTGGTCCGTAACGTCATTGTCTCCGGTCCCGGCAAGGCGATGGAGGTGGCACCGGCCGTCGTCCTGACAGAGGACCACAACCTGCTCTTTCGCGAAGATACGACCAGCGGCTTGATCGTGCGCCACATCAGCGATGTCCTAGAGCGCCGCTACACCGGCCAGGAAATCAATGCCGGTGTCTGGACGACCGAGAGCGGACAGGGCATCGGCACGTGGGCAATTAAGCCGGACTTCGCGGGCACGCCTGACTATCGTGTGGCGGCGGACAGCGTAGCTGTAGGTGGAGGTGACCTCGCCGGAGCGCCCGCTGACGATCGCAACGGTGGCCCGCGGCCGCAGGGCACCGGCATCGATATCGGCCCGGACGAAATGGCCGAAGCGAGCAGCAACCGCCGGCCGTGGGCAGACCCCGGGCCAGATCGGAGCACGGTGGTCGGGTCGAACGTGAACTTCACAGGATACGGCTCTGGCGATCCCGACGGGGACCTCCTCACCTACACGTGGGACTTCGGCGACGGCAGCCCGGGCGCGGCCGGTTATGCCGTGCAGCATGCGTACGCGGCGCCGGGTACCTACAACGTGACCTTGGCCGTGTCCGATGGCAGCCTGAGCCGGTCGCGGACCGCAGCCGTCGGCGTGGCAGCGGTGCCGCCGACCGCGACTCCCACAAGTAACCCGACGCCCACCGCAACTTCTGCGGTGCATGACTCAGTTGTGGCACCACTGCGGCCGCTCAGCGTGTGGCTGCGTGCTGGGGTGATGTCCGTAACGAAGTCCGTGCGTGTCACCGTTGCCAATGCGGACGTGGCGCCGGTGGCGGAGACTCCTGGCCACGAAATCAGCCTCCTCGTCGATGCCAGCGCGTGCCCGGCAGGGCTTGTCAGCGGCGGGCCGGATTTTTCGAGCCGCGAGGCCGGAGAACAAGCACAGATCGTGTTGCCCGGAGGACGGCGCGCGGCTGCCGTTGTGACACTGTCGATTCAGGCTAGTTCATTCACTTCTCCCGGCGGAAGAGCCCCGCACCGCTGCCGGCTGCTCTTCACGGCGACCGGACCAGGATCGGATCCGAGCCCGGAAAACAATGCCGCCGAGCTGGAGATCAACGTGATCGACGCGAACGATGGTTCGGCAGAGCAGGTGCCCGACTCGGCACTAGCGAGTATCGCACCGGTCTCGATCAGGTTGCTGAAGGGGCAATCTCAGGCCGAGAGAGCGGTATGGGTCACGGTGACGAACACGGATCCCGCCGGATCGGCGGATCATCCGATCTCGCTAGTGGTGCGCGATGGCAGCTGTCCCCCAGGAGTCGTCGGCGGCATCGATCTTAGCTCGACCAAAGCCGGCGTTCAGAGCACGGCCGTACTGCCACCGGGCGGTCGAGCGATGGGGCGATTGACTTTGTCTGTCGGAGCCGCCAGCTTCGCGGCGCTCAACGCCCTGTCGCCGGCGCGTTGCGAAGCCGAAGTGGAAGTAATCGACAGCAGCGACACGGAGGCGGCGAACAACACCACGACCTTCGCCATCGACGTGATCGACGGCAACGACTTCTGA
- a CDS encoding threonine synthase, whose product MTAVLGLRCRECGQSYPIEPLHVCDTCFGPLEVTYDYSAIARSLSRAIIEQRPRNVWRYRELLPISGEPRIGLHSGFTPLVRADRLAAVLGVKELYVKDDSVNHPTFSYKDRVVSIAISKAIEFGFDTVSCASTGNLANSVSAHAARAGLNCFIFIPHDLEAGKVVGSAIYGPRTVAIRGNYDDVNRLCSEIADKYGWAFVNINLRPYYTEGAKTYGFEVAEQLGWRLPQHIVVPTAGGTILPKVAKAFHEFAQVGLVQPTPFKIYSAQAAGCAPVVQALHRGADLITPVKPNTIAKSIAIGNPADGYYVLQAVRESGGWGESATDAEIVDAIRLLARTEGIFTEPAGGTTVAVAKKLIEQGRIPRDESIVISVTGNGYKTLEAVRDAVEQPSTIDARLSEFDKLYHQIEHAPAAKRARA is encoded by the coding sequence ATGACCGCAGTACTTGGCTTGCGATGCCGCGAGTGCGGGCAAAGCTATCCCATCGAACCGCTGCACGTGTGCGACACCTGCTTTGGCCCGCTCGAGGTTACCTACGACTACTCAGCGATCGCCCGCAGTTTGAGCCGGGCGATCATCGAGCAACGCCCGCGCAACGTCTGGCGCTACCGTGAGTTGCTGCCGATCAGCGGCGAACCCCGCATCGGGCTGCACTCTGGCTTCACCCCGCTGGTCCGCGCCGACCGCCTGGCGGCCGTGCTCGGGGTAAAGGAGCTGTACGTCAAGGACGACTCGGTTAACCACCCCACCTTCTCGTACAAGGACCGCGTGGTTTCGATCGCCATCTCCAAAGCCATCGAGTTCGGCTTCGATACCGTCTCCTGTGCCTCGACCGGCAATCTGGCCAACAGCGTGTCGGCGCACGCGGCGCGCGCGGGCCTGAACTGCTTCATCTTCATTCCCCACGATCTCGAAGCCGGCAAAGTGGTCGGCTCGGCCATTTACGGCCCGCGTACGGTGGCGATCCGCGGCAACTACGACGACGTCAATCGCCTCTGTAGCGAGATCGCCGACAAGTACGGCTGGGCATTCGTGAACATCAACCTCCGCCCGTACTACACCGAGGGCGCCAAAACCTACGGCTTCGAAGTCGCCGAGCAACTCGGCTGGCGGCTGCCCCAGCACATCGTCGTGCCCACCGCCGGCGGCACCATCCTGCCGAAGGTGGCCAAGGCGTTTCATGAATTCGCCCAGGTCGGTCTGGTGCAGCCAACGCCGTTCAAAATTTACAGCGCGCAAGCCGCCGGCTGCGCACCGGTGGTGCAAGCGCTGCACCGGGGCGCGGATCTGATCACGCCGGTGAAGCCGAACACCATTGCCAAGTCGATTGCTATCGGCAATCCCGCCGATGGCTACTACGTGCTGCAGGCCGTGCGCGAGTCGGGCGGCTGGGGCGAGTCCGCCACCGACGCGGAAATCGTCGACGCGATCCGCTTACTTGCCCGCACCGAGGGCATCTTCACCGAACCCGCGGGCGGCACCACCGTGGCCGTGGCCAAGAAGCTGATCGAGCAGGGCCGCATCCCACGTGACGAGTCCATCGTCATCAGCGTTACCGGCAACGGCTACAAGACGCTCGAGGCGGTGCGCGACGCCGTCGAACAGCCGTCTACCATCGACGCTCGGTTGTCCGAGTTCGATAAACTCTATCACCAAATCGAACATGCGCCCGCGGCCAAACGCGCGCGTGCGTGA
- a CDS encoding SDR family NAD(P)-dependent oxidoreductase, with protein MAMIVCITGASSGIGTATARAFARDGHQLVLAARRVERLRVLAAELAVPSHLLELDVRDRGAVHRAFSALPVPFDAIEVLVNNAGLSRGLDPIHEGSQDDWDEMIDTNVKGLLYVTRAVLPGMVARGRGHVINIGSLAGHETYQRGNVYCASKAAVRTLNKAMRLDLHGTGIRVTEVAPGLVPTEFSEVRFHGDRARATKVYEGTRPLRAEDVAEAVVWCATRPPSVNVEELLLLPTDQAATAMVHRRT; from the coding sequence ATGGCGATGATCGTCTGCATCACCGGGGCTTCGAGTGGTATCGGCACGGCCACCGCCCGGGCCTTCGCGCGCGACGGCCACCAACTGGTACTGGCAGCGCGTCGCGTTGAGCGCTTGCGCGTGCTGGCCGCTGAGTTGGCGGTTCCCAGTCATCTGCTCGAACTCGACGTGCGCGACCGCGGCGCCGTGCACCGTGCGTTCAGTGCACTCCCGGTTCCGTTCGACGCGATCGAGGTGTTGGTCAACAACGCCGGCCTGTCGCGTGGCCTCGATCCGATTCACGAAGGCTCGCAAGACGACTGGGACGAGATGATCGACACCAACGTCAAGGGACTGCTCTACGTCACCCGCGCCGTGCTGCCGGGAATGGTGGCGCGCGGGCGGGGCCACGTGATCAACATCGGCTCGCTGGCGGGGCACGAAACCTATCAGCGCGGCAATGTCTACTGCGCCAGCAAAGCGGCCGTGCGCACCTTGAACAAGGCCATGCGCCTCGATCTGCACGGCACCGGTATCCGCGTCACCGAGGTGGCTCCCGGACTGGTGCCGACCGAGTTCAGCGAGGTGCGCTTCCACGGCGACCGCGCGCGAGCCACCAAAGTGTATGAAGGCACCCGCCCGCTGCGCGCCGAGGACGTCGCCGAGGCGGTCGTGTGGTGCGCGACCCGTCCACCGTCGGTGAACGTCGAGGAACTACTCTTGTTGCCTACCGATCAAGCCGCCACCGCGATGGTGCACCGGCGCACCTGA
- a CDS encoding glycosyltransferase family 2 protein, which yields MSDASPQLSVIIPAFNEERRLPRTLDEVLGYLTRQPYQSEVLVVDDGCDDGTARLVRERAATLAVPLAVIAHPDGRNHGKGAAVRRGMLAAHGRYRLFMDADNSTAIAHLDSFWPFFDSGCDAVIGSRDVAGADVALHQSWYRELAGKLGNLVIQLLAVPGIHDTQTGFKMFSERCVADVFPRLTIDRWGFDVEILAVCRARGYRVQELPVRWVNQPDSKLGMGSYFEVLGEVWRVRRNLRAGRYR from the coding sequence ATGAGCGATGCCAGCCCGCAGCTCTCGGTGATAATTCCCGCCTTCAACGAGGAGCGGCGGCTGCCGCGTACCCTCGATGAAGTGCTCGGCTATCTGACGCGCCAGCCGTACCAGTCCGAGGTGCTGGTGGTTGACGACGGCTGCGATGATGGTACCGCCAGACTGGTGCGCGAGCGCGCCGCAACGCTAGCAGTGCCGCTCGCGGTGATCGCGCATCCCGACGGGCGCAATCACGGCAAGGGTGCCGCCGTGCGCCGCGGCATGCTGGCGGCGCATGGGCGCTACCGCTTGTTCATGGACGCCGACAACTCCACCGCCATCGCTCACCTCGACTCCTTTTGGCCGTTCTTCGACTCGGGCTGCGATGCCGTGATCGGCTCGCGCGATGTCGCCGGCGCCGATGTCGCCCTGCACCAGAGCTGGTACCGCGAGCTGGCCGGTAAGCTCGGCAACCTGGTCATTCAACTGCTCGCCGTTCCCGGCATTCACGACACCCAGACCGGCTTCAAGATGTTCAGCGAGCGCTGCGTGGCGGACGTGTTTCCGCGGCTCACCATCGATCGCTGGGGCTTTGACGTCGAGATACTCGCCGTCTGCCGCGCCCGCGGCTACCGCGTGCAGGAGCTGCCAGTACGCTGGGTCAACCAGCCCGACAGTAAACTGGGGATGGGCAGCTACTTCGAGGTGCTCGGCGAAGTCTGGCGCGTGCGGCGTAACCTGCGCGCCGGTCGATATCGCTAA
- a CDS encoding aldehyde dehydrogenase family protein, with amino-acid sequence MELIPRLKPALAAFCRRGGMGPDPLAAQWRERRAEWSLFARCLSEAEIEALRPYIFAYERLPDAPGDEPIPVYNFIAGEWRKAAEAVDMPALFDRRVRLSRLPRSQAAEVEGALAAGYSYWQSLAWAEETLQYRKWVVKNFSRILHYYEEACLREIRQQIPKTRLEAQKDFWEAKRAADHLEGAADKAMLAELLPPMVDGHTYWKNSFLPAGLCVLLTPMNFIYGIPVIQILGCYLAGSPFVFKGHPFAGITNTSLIRMLLAAGAAPGAVQKIEGFGKDIAALPIDPRVAVASVTGSEETAKSIQRGRGIRPLRFEGGGCNWAWIDDGFGDTELQRIAERLTYSKLALSSHKCTGLHGVAGSEAVVRQLEPLFDAEFGKWTIEDPRRTASTTVIGPCMVHRAGNGEQIVAAAQRAGCRIVRAGGTLADTDYARNAEVLSPAIIGGITPGLQLTINWDGRGPRTFVLATTELFLPVLVTMVADFESFLRFSLWQNPHDLATVFYTRDDRKLQRARRVVAGMHKENDGTDSALEWEAFGASGVGESGNSSVGDAASTIRMFCREQKGRHVLL; translated from the coding sequence ATGGAGCTGATACCGAGGCTGAAGCCGGCACTCGCAGCCTTTTGCCGGCGCGGCGGGATGGGACCGGATCCGTTGGCGGCGCAATGGCGCGAGCGCCGCGCTGAGTGGTCGCTGTTCGCACGCTGCCTGTCGGAAGCCGAGATTGAAGCGCTGCGGCCGTACATCTTTGCATACGAGCGCTTGCCGGATGCCCCTGGGGATGAGCCCATTCCGGTTTACAACTTCATCGCCGGGGAGTGGCGCAAGGCGGCTGAGGCGGTGGATATGCCGGCGTTGTTCGACCGGCGCGTGCGGCTGAGTCGCCTGCCGCGCTCGCAGGCCGCCGAGGTGGAAGGCGCGCTCGCCGCCGGATACTCCTATTGGCAGAGCCTGGCGTGGGCAGAGGAGACGCTGCAATACCGCAAATGGGTGGTGAAGAACTTCTCGCGCATCCTGCACTACTACGAAGAAGCCTGCCTCAGGGAAATTCGGCAGCAGATCCCGAAGACGCGCCTCGAAGCTCAGAAGGATTTCTGGGAGGCCAAGCGGGCCGCGGACCATCTCGAAGGCGCGGCCGACAAGGCCATGCTGGCAGAGTTGCTGCCGCCGATGGTCGACGGGCACACGTATTGGAAGAACTCCTTCTTGCCGGCCGGCTTGTGCGTGTTGCTGACACCGATGAACTTCATCTACGGCATCCCGGTCATTCAAATTCTGGGGTGTTATCTGGCCGGCTCGCCATTTGTGTTCAAAGGGCATCCGTTCGCCGGCATCACCAACACCAGCTTGATTCGCATGCTACTTGCAGCCGGCGCCGCTCCGGGGGCGGTGCAGAAGATCGAGGGGTTTGGCAAGGACATCGCTGCCCTGCCGATCGATCCCCGCGTGGCGGTGGCGTCGGTGACCGGCAGCGAGGAAACCGCGAAGTCGATTCAACGCGGCCGCGGTATCCGGCCCCTGCGCTTTGAGGGCGGTGGCTGCAATTGGGCGTGGATAGACGATGGCTTCGGTGACACCGAGCTGCAGCGCATTGCGGAGCGCTTGACGTATTCGAAGTTGGCACTGTCGAGCCACAAGTGCACGGGCCTGCACGGCGTTGCCGGTTCGGAAGCGGTGGTGCGCCAGCTGGAACCGCTCTTCGATGCGGAGTTCGGCAAGTGGACCATCGAGGATCCGCGCCGCACGGCGAGCACTACGGTCATCGGGCCATGCATGGTGCACCGCGCCGGCAACGGCGAGCAGATCGTCGCTGCCGCGCAGCGGGCGGGATGCCGAATCGTACGCGCCGGGGGCACGCTGGCAGACACCGACTACGCCCGCAACGCGGAGGTACTCAGCCCGGCCATTATTGGCGGCATCACCCCGGGGTTGCAGCTCACCATCAATTGGGACGGCCGCGGGCCACGCACGTTTGTCCTGGCAACCACCGAATTGTTCCTGCCCGTGCTGGTGACGATGGTGGCCGACTTCGAGTCTTTCCTGCGTTTCAGCCTGTGGCAGAACCCGCACGATCTCGCCACGGTCTTTTACACCCGCGACGATCGCAAGTTGCAGCGCGCCCGGCGCGTCGTCGCCGGCATGCACAAGGAGAACGACGGCACCGACTCGGCGCTGGAGTGGGAGGCCTTCGGCGCCAGCGGCGTGGGCGAGAGCGGCAACAGCAGCGTCGGCGACGCCGCTTCCACTATTCGTATGTTCTGCCGTGAGCAGAAGGGACGGCATGTGCTGCTCTGA
- a CDS encoding HAD-IA family hydrolase yields the protein MAGRIRAVLFDAHGTLIHLREPVGHTYARLAGEFGVTLAPERIEAGFCAAFRSMPPMVFAGQSPARVRQLERAWWRTLVLATVREANGCATFLNFEDYFNSLFDHYGSANAWELFPGARQTLIGLRQRGYRTGMISNFDHRLSMVLQGLELEDLFDTVVRPADAAAAKPSGAIFALALQRLGLAAAAAVYVGDDAEHDIAAARAAGLHAVDVGSLPSLAALIRHLEQLARW from the coding sequence ATGGCCGGAAGAATTCGCGCCGTCCTGTTCGATGCTCATGGTACTCTGATCCACCTGCGCGAGCCCGTGGGGCACACCTACGCGCGGCTGGCAGGAGAGTTCGGTGTGACGCTGGCGCCCGAACGTATTGAGGCGGGGTTCTGCGCCGCCTTTCGCTCCATGCCGCCCATGGTATTCGCCGGCCAATCGCCAGCGCGGGTCAGGCAGCTCGAGCGTGCTTGGTGGCGGACGCTGGTGCTGGCAACCGTGCGCGAGGCGAACGGTTGCGCCACATTCCTCAACTTCGAGGATTACTTCAACTCCCTGTTCGATCACTACGGCAGCGCCAACGCCTGGGAGTTGTTCCCTGGCGCACGCCAGACGCTCATCGGCTTGCGCCAGCGCGGCTACCGCACCGGGATGATCTCCAACTTCGACCATCGCCTGAGCATGGTGTTGCAAGGACTGGAGCTGGAAGATCTTTTCGATACGGTAGTGCGCCCAGCCGACGCCGCCGCGGCCAAGCCCAGTGGGGCGATCTTTGCGCTCGCCTTGCAGCGTCTAGGGCTCGCGGCGGCGGCCGCCGTCTATGTCGGCGACGATGCCGAGCATGATATCGCGGCGGCGCGGGCGGCCGGCTTGCATGCCGTAGATGTCGGTTCCCTGCCCAGCTTGGCGGCATTAATCCGGCATCTCGAGCAGTTGGCTCGGTGGTGA
- a CDS encoding MoaD/ThiS family protein, protein MSVLVRIPTPLRRFTNGADEVGTDGATVGAVVDHLERNHPGIKERLCDADGQVRRFVNIYINGDDIRFLSNLDTPVKDGDEVSIVPAIAGGRNAA, encoded by the coding sequence ATGAGCGTTCTGGTTCGTATTCCCACACCGCTGCGGCGGTTCACCAACGGCGCCGACGAGGTCGGCACCGACGGCGCCACGGTCGGCGCGGTGGTTGATCATCTCGAACGTAATCACCCGGGCATCAAGGAGCGCCTGTGTGATGCCGACGGCCAGGTGCGCCGCTTCGTCAACATCTACATCAATGGTGACGACATCCGCTTCCTCAGCAATCTCGACACCCCCGTGAAAGACGGGGACGAAGTCTCGATCGTGCCGGCGATCGCCGGGGGGCGTAATGCCGCTTGA
- a CDS encoding MaoC family dehydratase N-terminal domain-containing protein has translation MSKAISSDLVGMTFPPVPFKWDAKDVMLYAVGVGAKPEGELEFVFEGKGPKVLPTFAVIPGMFSMGGLVSNVEINLAMLLHGEQAITLHREIPPDASVRVTGRISEVWDKGKAAVIGSEGIVEDENGPLFTTKATLFIRGAGGFGGERGPSTADKNAVPNRAPDHVIEDVTRPEQGAIYRLSGDRNPIHIDPDFARMAGFERPFVHGLCTYGFVGRAILKGLCAGEPARLKSFEARFADQVYFGDTIITKLWVTGPGEAIVQAESQKGNVVLSQARATFKP, from the coding sequence ATGAGCAAAGCGATTTCGAGCGATCTGGTCGGCATGACGTTCCCGCCGGTCCCCTTCAAGTGGGATGCGAAGGACGTGATGTTGTATGCGGTCGGCGTGGGTGCCAAGCCGGAGGGTGAACTGGAGTTCGTCTTCGAGGGCAAAGGTCCGAAAGTGCTGCCCACGTTTGCGGTGATCCCGGGTATGTTCTCGATGGGCGGCCTGGTCTCGAACGTCGAAATCAATCTGGCGATGCTGCTCCACGGTGAACAGGCGATCACGTTGCATCGGGAGATTCCGCCGGACGCCAGTGTCCGCGTCACCGGGCGTATCAGCGAGGTATGGGACAAAGGCAAGGCCGCGGTGATCGGCTCCGAAGGCATCGTCGAGGACGAAAACGGTCCGCTGTTCACCACCAAGGCGACGCTGTTCATTCGCGGCGCCGGTGGGTTCGGCGGGGAGCGCGGCCCGTCAACGGCAGATAAGAACGCCGTACCCAATCGCGCACCTGACCATGTCATCGAAGACGTAACGCGGCCCGAGCAGGGCGCGATTTATCGCCTTTCCGGAGACCGCAACCCGATCCACATCGATCCCGACTTTGCCCGCATGGCGGGCTTCGAGCGGCCGTTTGTGCATGGCTTGTGCACCTACGGCTTCGTTGGGCGAGCCATTCTCAAGGGGCTGTGCGCGGGCGAGCCGGCGCGCTTGAAGTCGTTCGAGGCCCGTTTCGCCGATCAGGTGTATTTCGGCGACACCATCATTACGAAGCTGTGGGTAACTGGCCCCGGCGAAGCCATCGTGCAAGCGGAGTCACAGAAGGGCAACGTGGTGCTGTCGCAGGCCCGCGCCACCTTCAAGCCGTGA
- a CDS encoding DNA-binding protein gives MRTVTLELRAPGEAMSDFVAAWKTGKRQGGARIAFASPELLWRVLTAKRWEILKALCGVGPVSVREAARRVGRDVKAVHSDITALLAAGVLTRTERGRVEFPFDTVKVEFLLRAA, from the coding sequence ATGAGAACCGTGACGCTTGAGCTCCGAGCGCCCGGGGAGGCCATGTCGGACTTCGTGGCGGCATGGAAGACGGGAAAGAGACAAGGAGGTGCCCGGATCGCGTTTGCGAGTCCAGAACTTCTCTGGCGGGTGCTGACGGCCAAGCGGTGGGAGATCCTGAAGGCACTCTGCGGTGTCGGGCCAGTGTCGGTCCGCGAAGCCGCACGCCGCGTGGGCCGAGACGTCAAGGCCGTGCACAGCGACATTACGGCTCTCCTGGCCGCCGGTGTGCTCACGCGCACGGAACGCGGCCGGGTAGAGTTCCCGTTCGACACCGTGAAGGTCGAGTTTCTGCTGCGTGCCGCGTAG
- a CDS encoding HesA/MoeB/ThiF family protein, whose protein sequence is MRAQQAIAGKPTVARAPIATTGSLARERLRAGRVLVVGVGGLGCPATAALARAGVGTVGLMDGDAVELSNLQRQILHGDADLGRPKVESARDKILSINPEVNVRTFKERLTADNLAGRFAEFDFVIDGTDNAGAKFLINDGAVLAGKPYSHAGILGFRGQTMTVLPRRSACYRCLFPSPPPAGEIATCQEAGIVGMVAGALGVIQAAEAIKYLMGSTDLLTDRLLTFDALSSRWRTINLHRSAACPLCGEQPTISLLAEHAGAA, encoded by the coding sequence ATGCGTGCGCAGCAGGCAATAGCGGGGAAGCCAACGGTGGCGAGAGCGCCAATCGCGACCACCGGCTCACTCGCTCGGGAGCGTTTGCGGGCTGGCCGGGTACTCGTCGTCGGCGTCGGCGGCTTAGGCTGCCCCGCAACAGCGGCATTGGCCCGAGCCGGGGTTGGTACCGTCGGCTTGATGGATGGCGACGCGGTCGAACTATCCAACCTCCAGCGCCAGATCCTCCACGGCGATGCCGACCTCGGGCGCCCTAAAGTTGAGTCGGCCCGCGACAAGATACTTTCGATAAACCCGGAAGTTAACGTTCGTACCTTCAAGGAGCGGTTGACGGCCGACAACCTCGCCGGCCGCTTCGCCGAGTTCGATTTCGTCATCGACGGCACCGATAACGCCGGCGCCAAGTTCCTGATCAACGATGGGGCCGTGCTGGCTGGGAAGCCATACTCCCACGCCGGCATTCTCGGCTTTCGCGGTCAGACCATGACCGTGCTGCCCCGCCGCTCAGCTTGCTATCGCTGCCTGTTTCCCTCGCCACCACCGGCGGGCGAGATTGCCACCTGCCAGGAGGCCGGCATTGTCGGCATGGTGGCGGGCGCGCTCGGAGTCATCCAGGCCGCGGAAGCAATCAAGTATCTGATGGGCAGCACAGATCTGCTCACCGATCGCCTGCTTACATTCGACGCGCTCAGCTCACGCTGGCGCACCATCAACTTGCACCGCAGCGCGGCTTGCCCGCTGTGCGGGGAACAGCCGACGATTTCGCTACTGGCGGAGCACGCTGGTGCCGCCTGA